In a single window of the Raphanus sativus cultivar WK10039 chromosome 9, ASM80110v3, whole genome shotgun sequence genome:
- the LOC108825893 gene encoding NAD(P)H-quinone oxidoreductase subunit T, chloroplastic has protein sequence MASPASTYARTSCICFPKIQNSMLFIDKMGAFPKIARRRVRLIHASQGPTKPQKPLPGVDTRIHWENPDDGWIGGGSDPIKPDHTNLFSDDKFAELIKDSFDSHYQFLGVSTDADLEDIKSAYRRLSKEYHPDTTSLPLKTASDKFMKLREVYDVLSDQESRRFYDWTLAQEVASRQAEKMRMKLEDPKEQEFRNYESIPDMVDRLGGRNMELSDQAMTALTFDVLIIVFAVCCIAYVVVFKDPYY, from the exons ATGGCTTCTCCAGCTTCCACTTATGCTCGAacttcatgcatttgttttcCAAAAATCCAAAACAGCATGCTGTTCATTGACAAGATGGGAGCATTTCCAAAGATAGCGAGAAGAAGAGTGAGGCTTATTCACGCATCACAAGGTCCAACAAAACCGCAAAAACCATTGCCTGGAGTAGACACAAGAATCCACTGGGAAAACCCGGATGATGGGTGGATAGGTGGAGGATCCGACCCGATCAAACCTGACCATACCAATCTTTTCAGTGATGACAAATTTGCTGAACTAATCAAAGACTCTTTTGATTCTCATTACCA ATTCTTGGGTGTTTCCACGGATGCTGACCTTGAAGATATAAAATCTGCTTACCGGAGGTTATCGAAAGAGTATCATCCAGACACAACTTCATTACCACTTAAAACAGCTTCAGACAAGTTCATGAAACTAAGAGAAGTCTACGATGTTTTGAGCGACCAGGAGAGTAGGAGATTCTATGACTGGACACTGGCTCAGGAGGTTGCGAGTCGTCAAGCTGAGAAGATGAGAATGAAGCTTGAGGATCCGAAAGAGCAAGAATTTCGGAATTATGAATCTATACCCGATATGGTTGATCGGTTAGGTGGAAGGAACATGGAGCTTAGTGATCAAGCCATGACTGCTCTTACGTTCGATGTTTTGATCATTGTATTTGCCGTTTGTTGTATAGCGTATGTGGTTGTCTTTAAAGACCCTTATTACTAG
- the LOC108824002 gene encoding uncharacterized membrane protein At4g09580 has product MAAPRNLTGDGGGKLLVKDEESAAASSSKRTKSKRFPLSRWELVVFFTVFLVFTTGLVSIYLTMPAAEYAKLKLPTTISGLRLLKDNLGSYASEYPARFILGYCSTYIFMQTFMIPGTIFMSLLAGALFGVVRGFVLVVLNATAGASSCFFLSKLVGRPLVCWLWPDKLRFFQAEIGKRRDKLLNYMLFLRITPTLPNLFINLSSPIVDIPFHVFFLATLVGLMPASYITVRAGLALGDLKSVKDLYDFKTLSVLFLIGSISIFPALLKRKRVYE; this is encoded by the exons ATGGCGGCTCCTCGGAACTTAACCGGAGACGGCGGCGGAAAGCTACTCGTGAAGGACGAAGAAAGCGCGGCCGCGTCTTCCTCGAAACGCACCAAATCGAAGCGGTTTCCTCTTTCACGTTGGGAGTTGGTCGTGTTTTTCACCGTCTTCCTCGTCTTCACCACCGGACTTGTCTCTATTTACCTCACAATGCCCGCCGCTGAATACGCCAAGCTCAAACTTCCTACAACCATCTCCGGTCTCCGATTGCTCAA AGATAATCTTGGGTCATATGCAAGTGAGTACCCAGCAAGATTCATTTTAGGTTACTGTTCAACCTACATCTTTATGCAAACCTTCATGATACCTGGAACTATCTTTATGTCACTACTTGCCGGAGCTCTTTTCGGTGTGGTTAGAGGTTTTGTTCTTGTCGTCCTCAATGCAACAGCTGGAGCctcttcttgtttcttcttaTCAAAATTGGTCGGAAGGCCTCTTGTTTGCTGGCTGTGGCCTGACAAGTTGAGGTTTTTCCAAGCCGAG ATTGGGAAAAGAAGAGATAAGCTACTAAACTACATGCTCTTCTTAAGGATAACACCCACACTTCCTAACCTCTTCATCAATTTGTCTTCTCCAATCGTTGACATACCTTTTCACGTCTTCTTTTTAGCCACTCTTGTCGGTCTTATGCCAGCTTCGTACATCACCGTTAGA GCTGGTCTGGCTCTTGGAGATCTCAAATCAGTGAAAGATCTGTATGATTTCAAGACTTTGTCTGTGTTATTCCTCATTGGATCCATCTCCATATTCCCTGCTCTgctaaagagaaagagagtatATGAATGA